Proteins from a single region of Populus trichocarpa isolate Nisqually-1 unplaced genomic scaffold, P.trichocarpa_v4.1 scaffold_104, whole genome shotgun sequence:
- the LOC7461394 gene encoding uncharacterized protein LOC7461394 isoform X1, with protein MSNYTVESTKVETSDGAKLHTRLFKPMEEGKITDNLVVVLVHPFSILGGCQAFLKGIAAGLAGKGYKTVTFDMRGAGKSTGRPSLTGFAEIKDVIAVCKWVCENLSSDRILLVGSSAGAPIAGSAVDEIKEVIGYVSIGYPFGMFASILFGRHHKGILKSPKPKLFVMGTRDGFTSVKQLQNKLSSAAGRVETHLIEGASHFQMEGAEFDNQMVNLILTFTSSL; from the exons ATGTCAAACTATACAGTTGAGTCCACCAAAGTAGAGACAAGTGATGGAGCCAAGCTTCATACAAGGCTGTTCAAGCCAATGGAAGAAGGGAAGATAACAGACAACTTGGTGGTTGTTCTTGTACATCCATTTTCGATCTTGGGTGGTTGTCaagcttttttaaaaggaattgcTGCTGGGTTGGCTGGAAAAGGTTATAAAACCGTGACCTTTGATATGAGAGGTGCCGGTAAGTCTACTGGGAGGCCTTCTCTTACTGGTTTTGCTGAAATCAAGGATGTCATTGCTGTTTGCAAATGGGTTTGTGAGAATCTGTCTTCTGATAGGATTTTGTTGGTGGGTTCTTCTGCGG GCGCACCGATTGCAGGTTCTGCGGTAGATGAGATTAAAGAAGTCATCGGCTATGTAAGTATAGGGTACCCTTTTGGCATGTTCGCCTCTATCCTTTTTGGAAGACACCACAAGGGAATCCTGAAGTCTCCAAAGCCAAAACTTTTCGTTATGGGAACTCGGGATGGGTTTACCAGTGTTAAACAGCTGCAGAACAAGCTGAGTTCTGCTGCAGGACGTGTTGAAACACATCTAATTGAAGGAGCAAGCCACTTCCAAATGGAAGGTGCTGAATTTGATAACCAGATGGTGAACCTAATCCTTACATTTACCTCATCTTTATAG
- the LOC127904852 gene encoding non-structural maintenance of chromosomes element 4 homolog A-like, which yields MSRTVKREAGSTSNGNPGDLNQEPREMKRERVTRSRGKSGVEEPNQQMDRRVLRSMYRTLQNRIKDKRDDLTRHDLDRFNTMIKEVEDLHKFVQKPREQVADAEALLGLANTLVSSVKSQSNEGITPADFVSHLIKEFGQQTRSLDNDEDAPVSIKWKDLGLLVSPIFRRCTGVSTMLGPMNTELKQRKAAVHRKRTRPAEKARPEEVDDAGGEKKTDTDKNMKIIFDILKEKKSVRLENLILNRRSFAETVENLFALSFLVKDGRVKIVVDESGCHFVSPRNAPAPSSVMSGEVAYRHFVFRFDFRDWKLMKGVVPDGEELMPHRESSGASQVEPDANNTQGTRSRTPIRKFSRNRGLVVQEDSVVVEDSPDIDDDVDARATGLMRCRRKLA from the exons atgAGTAGAACTGTGAAGAGAGAGGCAGGGAGTACTAGCAATGGAAACCCAGGTGACTTGAACCAAGAACCCAGGGAAATGAAGCGCGAACGAGTGACTCGGAGCCGAGGCAAGTCAGGAGTGGAAGAACCGAATCAGCAAATGGACCGGCGAGTCCTCCGGTCCATGTATCGTACCTTACAGAATAGAATCAAGG ATAAGAGAGATGATTTGACGAGACACGATTTGGATAGGTTTAATACTATGATTAAGGAAGTTGAAGACTTGCATAAATTtg TGCAGAAGCCAAGAGAGCAAGTTGCAGATGCAGAGGCGTTATTAGGGTTAGCTAACACATTGGTGTCTTCTGTTAAGTCACAGTCAAATGAGGGTATTACACCTGCAGATTTTGTGTCCCATTTGATTAAAGAGTTTGGACAGCAAACTAGGAGTCTAGACAATGATGAGGATGCTCCGGTTTCAATCAAGTGGAAAGATCTTGGCCTTCTTGTTTCTCCTATTTTTCGGAGGTGCACGGGGGTTAGTACGAT gtTGGGACCAATGAATACGGAGTTGAAACAAAGAAAGGCAGCGGTTCATAGAAAGCGTACAAGGCCAGCTGAAAAGGCTCGGCCTGAAGAG GTTGATGATGCTGGAGGAGAAAAGAAGACAGATACTGAtaagaatatgaaaataatctttgatatcttaaaggagaagaaaagtgtTAGACTTGAAAATTTGATCTTGAACAGAAGGTCTTTTGCAGAGACTGTGGAGAATTTATTTGCACTCTCATTCTTAGTGAAAGATGGCAGGGTTAAAATTGTTGTGGATGAAAGTGGATGCCATTTTGTTT CACCTAGGAATGCTCCAGCTCCCAGTTCTGTTATGTCAGGGGAGGTTGCTTACAGACATTTCGTGTTCAGATTTGACTTTAGAGATTGGAAG CTGATGAAGGGTGTGGTGCCGGATGGCGAGGAGCTTATGCCACATAGGGAAAGTTCTGGTGCTTCTCAGGTGGAGCCAGATGCTAACAACACTCAAGGAACACGATCTAGGACACCCATCAGGAAATTCTCTAGGAACCGGGGCCTGGTTGTCCAAGAAGATTCAGTTGTCGTGGAAGACTCTCCcgatattgatgatgatgtagATGCAAGAGCCACTGGCCTCATGAGGTGTAGGCGTAAGCTTGCTTGA
- the LOC7463613 gene encoding uncharacterized protein LOC7463613: MAKQQPLQQPSTPWGTLEELLLACAVNRHGTDRWDSIAMEVSNRTSTLSSLTSQNCIDKFDDLKRRFGFPTELQNDTASLLVDELRKLRVDELRREVHQRDVSIVSLEMKVKRLEEDREKSLKEKPPDLPKPSPETVAGKSATGEECGDGDERSFNESNSTSQQPQKAEAEAKKERDEDTEVKPEPDSIKDDPDPARLGSDPEAEREWSYNGKLEDEDDKKPKKEMKIESVSRVGVLGPDSNELGESVGESKREEKEKDIKQINNSNNNNNNNNSDVQSSVSLSLKKKKRRRGSGEGSSSGEEEREGGDDEVSPATKTLPAVKSEPWLKLLEIIRSHQLGSIFEKRLRSQESERYKKLIRQHMDLQMIQSRLDKGVYSKCFKKLFKDLLILLNNAIVFFRKNSPENLAANELRAVVLKEMKEKLQKPKPKPVAVKPATEQYSASFSKPNKSTSTMVACSKHSSIKAISEGAGKKDDKKDAEIEEKPKANEKKLEVSIVRIEEKGLKKKTTKERSVSGRRNSRASNKNGEIKHQYGGNELSSHDALEITVDRKESTGRKKLGAASFLKRMKQNSPGQVTENDDDDSSSSEDESKDSKTVDKKRRRREADRITKRVTRSSKGRGLGEDSRNIKRGRPPKKQMDSGGGTGKRGREDDDSEVGVGGAGRAKKRSRR; the protein is encoded by the exons ATGGCTAAACAACAGCCGCTTCAGCAACCGTCAACGCCATGGGGCACGTTAGAGGAGTTACTGCTAGCGTGCGCCGTGAACCGGCATGGGACAGATAGATGGGACTCCATAGCTATGGAAGTATCTAACAGAACCTCCACTCTGTCCTCCCTCACTTCACAAAACTGTATTGACAAGTTCGATGATCTCAAACGACGTTTCGGTTTCCCTACGGAGCTACAAAACGACACCGCTTCTTTGTTAGTTGATGAGCTCCGTAAACTTCGCGTCGATGAGCTTCGTCGTGAAGTCCATCAGCGCGACGTATCTATCGT GTCGCTTGAAATGAAGGTGAAGAGATTGGAAGAGGATAGAGAGAAGAGCTTGAAGGAGAAGCCACCAGATCTGCCGAAGCCTTCTCCGGAGACTGTCGCCGGGAAATCCGCGACCGGTGAGGAGTGTGGTGATGGTGATGAACGATCGTTCAATGAATCCAATTCGACGAGTCAACAGCCGCAGAAAGCCGAGGCGGAAGCGAAGAAAGAACGAGACGAGGATACAGAGGTAAAACCTGAACCGGATTCGATTAAGGATGATCCAGATCCGGCTCGGTTAGGATCTGACCCGGAAGCTGAGCGGGAATGGTCATATAACGGTAAGTTAGAAGATGAAGACGATAAAAAACcgaaaaaggaaatgaaaattgaGAGTGTGAGTCGGGTGGGTGTACTCGGTCCTGACTCGAACGAGTTAGGTGAGTCAGTAGGGGAGTCCAAGcgggaagagaaagagaaggataTTAAACAgattaataatagtaataataataataataataataatagtgacgTGCAAAGTTCAGTGAGTTTGTCGCTGAAAAAGAAGAAACGACGTCGTGGTAGTGGAGAAGGGAGTAGCAGTggagaggaggagagagagggtggtgatgatgaggttTCTCCCGCCACGAAAACGTTGCCTGCCGTCAAATCTGAACCATGGCTCAAACTTCTTGAGATTATTCGCTCTCATCAGCTCGGCTCAATCTTTGAAAAGCGGCTTCGAAGCCAG GAATCTGAAAGGTACAAAAAGTTGATTCGGCAGCACATGGATCTCCAAATGATTCAATCTAGGCTTGATAAAGGGGTCTACTCCAAATGCTTCAAAAAATTGTTCAAGGATCTCCTGATTTTATTGAACAACGCAATCGTTTTCTTCAGAAAAAACTCACCAGAAAATCTTGCTGCGAATGAACTTCGAGCTGTAGTTTTGAAGGAAATGAAGGAGAAGCTtcagaaaccgaaaccgaaacctGTGGCTGTCAAACCTGCAACTGAACAATATTCTGCTTCATTTTCAAAGCCGAACAAATCTACTTCTACTATGGTGGCCTGCAGCAAACACAGTTCCATAAAAGCAATATCTGAAGGTGCTGgtaaaaaagatgataaaaaagatGCAGAGATTGAAGAAAAACCCAAGGCAAATGAAAAGAAGCTTGAAGTCTCGATTGTGAGGATCGAGGAGAAGggtttaaagaagaaaacaacaaaagagaGGTCAGTCTCGGGGCGTAGAAACTCAAGAGCAAGCAATAAGAATGGAGAGATAAAGCATCAATATGGTGGTAATGAATTAAGTTCACATGACGCGTTGGAGATTACGGTAGATAGGAAAGAAAGCACAGGCAGGAAGAAGCTAGGAGCAGCAAGCTTCTTGAAAAGAATGAAGCAAAATTCTCCAGGTCAAGTGACGGAGAATGACGACGATGACTCCTCCTCATCGGAGGATGAGAGTAAAGATAGTAAAACGGTGGAtaaaaagaggagaagaagggaAGCAGATAGGATAACAAAGAGGGTAACTAGGAGTTCGAAAGGAAGAGGTTTGGGAGAAGATAGTCGAAACATAAAAAGAGGAAGGCCACCGAAAAAGCAAATGGATTCGGGTGGTGGGACGgggaagagagggagagaggacgATGATTCTGAGGTCGGAGTTGGGGGTGCTGGAAGAGCGAAGAAGAGATCAAGgaggtga
- the LOC7461391 gene encoding enoyl-[acyl-carrier-protein] reductase [NADH], chloroplastic yields the protein MAATAASGLQMATARPCISSSHRVVKAGAAILGASSKGASWAKLASGSHISSIQPFQRTFMSSSVKLNKVVTKAMSESSDSKPVSGLPIDLRGKRAFIAGVADDNGYGWAIAKSLAASGAEILVGTWVPALNIFETSLRRGKFDESRVLPDGSWMDITKVYPLDAVFDNPEDVPEDVKANKRYAGSSKWTVQEVAESVKQDFGSIDILVHSLANGPEVSKPLLETSRKGYLAAISASSYSYVSLLKHFLPIMNLGGSSISLTYIASERIIPGYGGGMSSAKAALESDTRVLAFEAGRKNRIRVNTISAGPLRSRAAKAIGFIDTMIEYSLANAPLQKELSADEVGNAAAFLASPLASAVTGTVMYVDNGLNTMGVGVDSPIFKDLDIPKDNHQG from the exons atGGCGGCAACTGCGGCTTCTGGCCTTCAAATGGCAACTGCAAGGCCCTGCATTTCCTCTTCCCACAGAGTGGTCAAGGCAGGTGCTGCTATTCTTGGAGCCAGTTCTAAAGGGGCATCATGGGCTAAGCTTGCGAGTGGTTCTCATATATCGTCTATTCAGCCTTTCCAAAGGACTTTCATGTCATCTTCAGTTAAATTGAATAAGGTTGTGACAAAGGCAATGTCTGAATCTAGTGACAGTAAGCCAGTGTCTGGATTGCCAATTGATTTGAGAG GTAAACGGGCATTTATTGCTGGTGTAGCTGATGACAATGGGTATGGTTGGGCCATAGCAAAATCTCTTGCTGCTTCAGGTGCTGAAATTCTTGTCGGAACATGGGTGCCT GCTTTGAACATTTTTGAAACAAGCCTGAGACGGGGGAAATTTGATGAATCTCGCGT GTTGCCAGATGGTTCTTGGATGGATATCACCAAAGTATACCCCCTTGATGCAGTGTTTGACAACCCTGAGGATGTACCTGAAGAT GTGAAAGCAAATAAACGTTATGCTGGATCCAGTAAATGGACTGTTCAG GAAGTTGCTGAATCTGTCAAACAGGATTTTGGCAGCATTGACATCCTTGTGCACTCGCTTGCCAATGGACCGGAG GTCAGCAAACCCCTTTTGGAAACATCAAGAAAAGGATATCTTGCAGCCATATCTGCATCCAGTTACTCATATGTTTCTTTACTCAAGCATTTCCTTCCAATTATGAATCTGG GTGGTTCATCTATTTCTCTCACATACATTGCTTCAGAGAGGATCATACCAGG ATATGGTGGAGGCATGAGTTCTGCCAAAGCTGCACTTGAAAGTGACACACGT GTGCTTGCATTTGAAGCAGGAAGGAAAAACAGAATCAGGGTCAACACAATATCTGCTG GTCCACTAAGAAGCCGTGCTGCAAAAGCAATTGGATTTATTGATACTATGATTGAATATTCATTAGCCAATGCACCCTTGCAAAAAGAGCTATCTGCAG ATGAGGTGGGCAATGCTGCTGCCTTCTTAGCATCACCTTTGGCTTCTGCAGTCACTGGTACTGTTATGTATGTTGACAATGGCCTCAACACAATGGGTGTCGGAGTTGACAGTCCGATATTCAAAGACCTTGACATTCCAAAAGACAATCACCAGGGTTAA
- the LOC7461394 gene encoding uncharacterized protein LOC7461394 isoform X2, with protein sequence MSNYTVESTKVETSDGAKLHTRLFKPMEEGKITDNLVVVLVHPFSILGGCQAFLKGIAAGLAGKGYKTVTFDMRGAGAPIAGSAVDEIKEVIGYVSIGYPFGMFASILFGRHHKGILKSPKPKLFVMGTRDGFTSVKQLQNKLSSAAGRVETHLIEGASHFQMEGAEFDNQMVNLILTFTSSL encoded by the exons ATGTCAAACTATACAGTTGAGTCCACCAAAGTAGAGACAAGTGATGGAGCCAAGCTTCATACAAGGCTGTTCAAGCCAATGGAAGAAGGGAAGATAACAGACAACTTGGTGGTTGTTCTTGTACATCCATTTTCGATCTTGGGTGGTTGTCaagcttttttaaaaggaattgcTGCTGGGTTGGCTGGAAAAGGTTATAAAACCGTGACCTTTGATATGAGAGGTGCCG GCGCACCGATTGCAGGTTCTGCGGTAGATGAGATTAAAGAAGTCATCGGCTATGTAAGTATAGGGTACCCTTTTGGCATGTTCGCCTCTATCCTTTTTGGAAGACACCACAAGGGAATCCTGAAGTCTCCAAAGCCAAAACTTTTCGTTATGGGAACTCGGGATGGGTTTACCAGTGTTAAACAGCTGCAGAACAAGCTGAGTTCTGCTGCAGGACGTGTTGAAACACATCTAATTGAAGGAGCAAGCCACTTCCAAATGGAAGGTGCTGAATTTGATAACCAGATGGTGAACCTAATCCTTACATTTACCTCATCTTTATAG